The Silene latifolia isolate original U9 population chromosome X, ASM4854445v1, whole genome shotgun sequence genome contains the following window.
tggagatcaccATCGACCCTACATTCTTCTGaggtttgtttgaagacgacccaagcagcttCCCCAGCAGTTCCCAGTTGTGTCCTGCTACCCTTGACATTTTTGTTTCCTcatagagttcggcaaaggtgtcgttctccaaaaTTTCCCaggcctccttccttaggttcgtaaacccaaagttaggattcttacccctagattcttagatcccaaatgGCCTCCTTTAGATTCATAAACCTTTAAGATCCCATACCaaacatccttaggttcataaacccataaatccttttggagtccTCGTACCCCTCAGAAAGCTTAAGTGCATGCgttcaaaacaagaattagtaacccagtaagttcctaaacttaaccctaggatcccaaatcctcttaggttcacaagcctttaagttctcatacaaccctttcatatacccaggttcatacaccaggataaacccttcagatctttcagaaacttaccttaatctttcagacaacTCCTTAGATAacctttcaggataatccttccttcagccttatcCCTTCAGATAACCTTCCTATATTCAGATAACCTTCAGATACCCTTCAGATAACTCCTTAGATATccctttcaggataatccttccttcagccttatcCCTTCAAGATAATCTTTCATATGTtgatcctttcagtaaccttcaaataaccccttttcagttaagtcccctttcagccttccctttagagagaactATCCCTTCagtccttccctttagagagaattatccttcagccttccctttagagagaattatccttcagccttccctttagagagagatagccttcagagttagccttgagaagtattaagaagtttcttcataaTCCCTGTGatccctaatgccttcagacaccaagttatcttcagaccaaagagttttgccgaagcgtcttcagttccgtttcacccaggggtatctcaggtatggtctcttcttatggctggtgagcctccttacgtagtctaatggactttaaacgaccctccccgatagtcgacagactctaaaatgttcccgacgacgggTCCTCGCTCGGCacttgagccacctcgcgtcgccatagtcgtcgaggttgtaatcttcgattgacctgatggctatactttgactttcgccttgtccaagcctcggtcaaagtgggggctcagagatacctcatttcgcacctcccgcaaaccaccggtgatgattgagccgcatgtttggtacgcggaacgatttgtgacaattcgtaattttatcgtcaagtgattgctcaaacattaatgtctacctcatagttgtcatatACGTGCGtgacggtcgttttggcgataattagagtacatttggagtccagggtcaaaaaccgtcttcatttctatAAACCGtcaaaatcccgagtcaaagcaatgggcttgtctacctaaggttagggtgtcataaaatgttgagattatatctcattttgagtcacatgtcacttcattaggctaaactaaaagtttacattacaaaatgtgcatttcatttagtcaaattgacaacccgacctttaggcccacttttcgaggtgataacaactttgttgggtcaggcctatttcatagaaagttctagatctctttcttagctttccaacgccaccgaaatcaccttaatccgagtcttgtagagaaagttatgcctaaaatacgacaggctgtcaaacgcgttttctacgcgcagaggaacctaccgggaaaggacgcgcaagtctttgcgcctcttccaagggacgcgcaCTTTTctttgcgccttttcccagggttttctttttgtccaagtttccatgttttaacctaagtcggttatttccggatctttccttccgtatcctactcttaccatatttccgtcgtgtgattagtataaatagggagcttcgttcctcatatttctcacgcgagtgtccgcccttctcttctccctttgcattttagacttttgttcttactttttggcgtgtacgtgcttgaactttcgaccacgtaagctcggatccttctgagtaccagcctcgtttgcatgaccgaccaatttgaccaactacacaataatcaacttaattaattaatcgttttcctcttacgagggcactttctttgcattcgcgtcgagcatcactaatcgatatcttagtccttctcgtttcgtcaacatgtaagtctgagggtgtaaattctctcttttattattgttatttactttttgtatcattttgtaaggtttatgtcgaaaatactaattaaaaccgatttctaaagccttgtttaaaatctctttttacggatttccagtagacaaaccgtcgagaaaggacgcagcaactgctgcgcctcttcgaagaagcgcagttcctgctgcgcctcttcgtgaggctgccgcagttcctgcttcctttcttcttccttcgtcctctgtaattcgttgttcgttttgttttatttgttttcgtcaattctttgatacaatagcCTAATAACCTCACATGTATATCGTTTATcatctttaacacgttttattcaccataaatccgacttaaatcccaaataatctcatatttgcgggttttcgtctttaaaatcaatccggattgtagaaattcgatttgttcatattgagtttctgtaattcgatcctttgatatattctcatcTGTCTATTatgcatgttcgtcattaatttgtcattaattcatcatgtttagtttatttcattcacccatgtcattaatccatcattctttcatgtaataatccgtcttaattccgtcttatccgtgttttattgttttatgacccttaatcacatgtaattaatccactaatcactttcatccgagtaaataatttaatcaatcgttaAATTTACCAATAAGtgttaacaacacgcaattccggcttcacagccagaattcaggtcaggaacagacgcagcaactgctgcgcctattccaagagacgcagctcagctgcgcctgttccgggttgaattctgtccctgaactccgtttttgccttgacttaattatttagcttacgtataattaactattattcgtattatcaccttcttaTTTGAtcgttgatttattcttttattcgttctcccaaattatccgttttaaaggtattttcgacataaatcgcctaatccattgtaattattgtaattttctttattgccattttcttcattgtatttattgtatcatttgtgtgtcttcacatgtaattgagcattaaatcctacttcgacctaattgtttgctaaattaattgttcaccgacttagcattaattcatatgttaggatcaaaacttggatgttgcattgcatgcatataatcgacgatatatcgagtacgaacaacttccctaatcattagtagaggccgctatcgaggcgggcgggattaggtgttctatcaaaagagcttcctaatacgtaccctcaccccttactccagatctctgcgaacatccgtgttcattggcatccacgagagtcattctagacatagaatgctaagggtaacgagttcttggtgttcatgtctctactttgtgtcttaacatgacacgaggtattcgaacggttccaatttcccataaaaattggtggcgactccacaaatgcaaacgcttgttcccaagcgcccccgtggcccattgtccacacgtTCATACGCATAGGCTTTTCGATGATTGACAGTTGAAGATGGCAACCGGTAAACAGACCTGCGGCCGGTAGTGGTAGCCGGAGTTGGAGGCGGCTGGCCAAGTAATTTTTTTTTAGTGTATTGTAAGGAAAAGGGGAGAATGGAAAAGTGATTGCGAAAATGAGAGGGACAAaagagtaaaatgcgtatgtAAAAGAGTAAAATGCGTACGTGAAAAAGAAATATCGTTTATTTTTAATGTtgactatttttattattaaaaaaatcatttttttCAAAATCGTCGCTATTTACCATAAATTGGTTACTATTTACCACAAAATGGTCATTCTTTTGTCAAAAAGCACGAGTATAAGTGTACAATTGTAATACGTGAGAATCGTTGTTtgctatgattttttttttttttggtgaaatgtaagaacTTCCATTAAGCACAAACAAAGCTATTACAAGCTACCAATTTTACAACAAATCAATTTGAAGTAGCCAAACAGCAAAACTAAATCATTAAAGGGAGGCTACTTAACCAAACACTATCTCTAGTTTGCATCTCCTTTCGAATCTTTGCCAAAAACCGCATCTTACACTGGTTGTGAACTTGAGCTATTACCACTTTAGGTTTCCATCACACGAATCAACCCGTACTTTGTTTCTCTGCATCCAAATAGCATAGTGAGCAGCCAAAAAAGCACTCCCTATAACACCCTTCTGCAGCTTTGTGAACTGTCCAGTATACACCCAAGCTATGACATTCCTTGCAGGTAGCTGTATATTACACAGCCTAGCAATGCCAGCCAGAATCCTGAGACTATACTCACAGTCCTGAAAAAGGTGGCAGTGAGATTCAGCAGCATTTCCAAAGAGCAAGCATAAAGTATCACTGCAGCAACCAAACTTATACAATTTATCCTTTGTCTGTAAGGCTTCCCTGGCAATAAGCCATCCAATAAACTGGTGCTTAGGTAAGCACCATCCATTCCAGATCTGCTTATGCCAGTCCACTCTATGAAACTTTCTCCTCATCACCTCATAACCACTTCTGACAGTATATCCTCTACTCTCCCCATGCCACAACTCAGCAGAGTAGGACCCTAATAACTTATCTCTAACCTTAACAATAGCCTTCCAACTCCAACTTACATCAGAAGTAGGAGTGTAATCAGACCAAGCTGCTCCTTTCATATAAACGTGATGAACCCATCTAACCCATAGACTATCAGGCTTAGAAAAGACCCACCAAACCAGTTTGCCAATTGTAGCTATATTCAATGCATAAGAATCCCTGATTCCTAGCCCCCCTTCATTCTTTGGAGCACATACTTTCTCCCAACCAACCAGAGGAACTCTAATATAATCCACCTTCTCATCCCAAAGATAATTCCTGCAAATAGCATCCACTTGTTGTAGAACACCCTTGGGAATAATGAAAATGTTAGCCCAATAAGTATAAAGGGAGGTTAGTACAGAATTAACCAACACAAGCCTTCCTGCATAGGATAAGTGCCTAGCCCcaaatcctcttattttttaGACTAATTTCTCAATCAAGACTTGGCAATCCTTCTTCTTCAATCTTCCAGCTGTAATTGGGACTCCCAGATAAGAGAAAGGGAGCTGTCCTTCCGTGAAACCAGAAACTTGCATGATCTCTTGTTTAATGCTACCTTGGACACCATTGAAATAGGCATTAATCTTAGTATTATTCATTTGGAGTCCAGAAGCTTGTGAGAAAGTAGCAAAAACTCTGAGCATAACCATAATAGAAGCTGCATCCCCTTTACTGAAGAGGAgcagatcatctgcaaacataaggTGTGACAGCTTCATCTTTGAACACAGAGGATGGTACTAAAAAGGAACAATCGCAGTGATATAGTGCATGACTCTACTCAAGTATTCCATTGCTATTGTAAAAAGAAGAGGAGACAAAGGATCTCCTTGCCTCAATCCCTTTTGCCCTTTGAAAAAACCAAAAGTTTCTCCATTCATGACCAGAGAATGAGAAGCAGTGCACACACACTCCATCACCAAGTCAATAAACTTTCCAGGAAACTGTAAGGCTCTCATCATTTGCTCCAAAAACTTCCAACTGATTGAATCACATGCTTTCTTCAGGTCAACCTTAAGCATAAATCTACGAGAGCTAGCTTTTCTATTATAAAGCCTAATCACATCCTGACATATCAAAATGTTCTCTACAATGCTCCTACCTTTAATGAAACCACCCTGATTAGGGCTAATGATGCAAGGTAAGACATTGGCCAGTCTATTGCATAGTAGCTTAGATATGCACTTATAGACCACATTACAGCAGGATATAGGACGAAATTGAGTTACATTCTGAGGCCTATCACACTTTGGGATAAGAGAAATAAGAGTATGGTTAAGTTGTTTAAGAATTTTCCCATGAGAGAAAAAATCCTGAACAGCCTCACAAACTTCACCACCAACAACATCCCAGGCATCTCGAAAAAAAGCACTAGAAAACCCATCTGGACCTGCAGATTTATGAATGGGAATAGAAAACATGACCTTTTTTATCTCATCATTGGTAACTGGTGCCAGCAGCATCTCAGCATGAGCAGGGGAACAGATTATTCCTTGCTGAACAACTGAAACACTGACAGGGGAGGTATCCTTAGCAGTACCCAACAGTTGTATGTAGAAATCCAAAAAAGTCTGCTGAATTTGATCAGTAGATTCACAGGCTACCCCATTCTGATCAGCAATCTTTACTACTTTATTCCAAGCTTGCCTACTCTTAAGGACACTATGAAAATATTTAGTGTTTGCTATGATAGTTCAAGATATCGTAATGATTACAGAacagaggtggcaatcgggttaGTCAGGTCCGGTTTGGGTCATATCAATTTCGGGTCACATCGAATCGTGACTAAGGTCACTTATGAGTCGGGTCGATTCATAGATCGGGTTCGGGTTAAGTCGGGTACATGATGTTGTTGAGTCGAGTTTTGGTTGGGTAGGATTATTAACGGGTATATTATTGAATTCAGTCACTATCGGGTTAAGTCATTATTGAGTTGAGTCGTTTCGAGTTTGAGATAGGTCACTACTAGGTATACTCGGTATAGTGACGGAAGAATCCGTCACTACATTGCCTTTTCCGTCACAAAAAGCGGGTTTATGACGGATTGTCTGTCACAAAGACACAAACAGCCGTCACTGTTAATGGTCACAAAAAGCGGAATTGTGACGGAAAGTACGTCACAAATGGAGCTGGGACGGATTTGTGATGGATAATCCGTCACTTCGTCTCTTCCACGTGACAGCTTTTGGCCGTCACAAAATGAGCACTTGTGATGGATACCCGTCACAAATTCACCCTAACCATATGCGACGAGCAATCCGTCACAAATGTTTGAATTTGTGACGGCTTATCCGTCACAAGATGGAATATTGTCTGACGGATTTATGACAACTAATCTGTCACATGTATATTCAGCATTTATTAAAAAACCAGCAGATTTGTTGCTGGCTACAATGCGTGTAGCATTGTTTCAGTAACTCTAAAACTTGCAATATATCATACAAACTCGTCGACCGCAAAGCGGGAAGCAGTTTCAAAGTCGACTGCAAAGCGGGAATGAtcgggacaagagttggtcgtcacacatccaatcaaacacatttataatactcaacaaactactagttagtggtaagtcgaggtcgatccatgggacgttGTGCtctgggttctaagtctatctatctcaatttatgctagtgtcacaatttgtttgggtttgtagttgtgtcctaggctaatacaagcaataaactaagaaatgtaaacaaatgacttaaaagcactaggatgtcatggggtcataggggattcatggtattgatcatacaaacatgtttacaaagttgcaagcaattaatgttgtggaggaaccgagttggtttatgtcttacggttcataggaagagttgggtcccggagccgaatcgattagattgtacaaaacctacaagtcgacttactttcctcctattcaacttctatgcatgggcgagttggtttatatcttacaagtcaagttgagtagataagagatggttgtaaatgcaaggattcataggcttagtatttcatcaaacataacatgtgcataaagttgacatcacaacaagcaagcaatttaatcatgtgaacatattagattaagcatgaatcaatcccatgtcggtttcccctaattacccactaaccctagttaagagactattcactcattatcatggagaacatgtcattaatggtgtcaatcatcacaacaagtataaacatgataatagaatgaagaaatgaacaataaagattaaagagtaaaggaattataccaaactttgagatgatccaaataataaagcaaagaataatggaagaaacttgattgattgataaagagttgtcaattctccaataataacccaataatcttcaattacccaataataaacaaacttgaacaataaattaaggagagattaatgtgagaattgtgaaagattaaagagtagtctattctaatctactcctaatctaatctaaagaaggatttgttCTAACTAAGAGAGATCTCTCCATTgattactacaaatggggtatttatagtagggatttcattaggttaactaaggctaaactagtaattacactttttagtttagagcagggaaacgctagtctttttagaaggatgggcatctttcatggGGAAAGAAGAagacgaaagttgctgtaagagaatccgggcgtccaaggaggaagacgggcggattgttgtggTGGTGCATGGCCGtcttcgtgggaatccgctcggattctttggaggaatccgggcgtctttgtggctgggacgcacgggttgtcacttcaggacgggcgtcttgtgggtaaGTCGTTCGTCTTCTGTGACAGCATCCTATTTCTTCACTTCTtctttattcttgtgggattggtctttagttcttgtttcctcttcatactagtcaatcaaacatcgtcaaatagcttccgaatacgcacgaaagacaggaatttccgccttattatcttctttcctacaaatcatatgaaatgcgatagaaaagcaaataggaaggttttgacggatagaatggctaaagaatgttataatagtatgcaaaataagttcaattaggggactaaatatgctcgaataatggtcacatcagggaACCAGTCAACAACACGTTTCATACCAACACCGAACCATAGAGATAAAGGTTGTCTTTTATACATAAACTTCATAAAATCTAATATAACATTCTAATTTATCAAGTTTTAAGTTATGTTTTCTACTTAAGAAACTAATTTACCTAATCGGGGTGACGTGGTGACTACTAAATAGATGACCGTCATCCGTGAAGTCGTCTCTACGACTTAGAGTTGGGCCACCTGAGCACGTAGGGTCGAGGAAGTCCATCCAAACTTCTCAGCCAAGAACGCCTCCATTATATCTCTTTCGTGCTTCTGGGTCATCAGTTCCATATCCATGCATCCTACCTATTTTTTCTCGCAGTTCATTATTTTCAATTGTGACtcgagaaatcaaactacgtgaGTAAGAAGAAACTGAGTGACGGGCGATCCTATTAGCGGGAGGTGTGTACAACTCTATTGCCGCtgacctgtagatacctcatttctacacctcctgccaaccacccagtgatgattgggccgcatgtttgatacgcggtaagttcatcgacaagtgatagctcaaacactcgagtcaaccccttAGTCGTGATCTATGCGCCGATATGGTCATTTTGACAGCaactagagttcatttggagtctgggtcaaaaaccgcttcattttctaaaaaccgtttaaatgccgagtcggcatattccggaatgttctagagttCTCTGAATAATTAtttttttaaggaaatatcttccgcaATATTgtgttttacggaataaggaagtatatatctaccgaaatttcattaaaaaacgcggaaatctttcttgctcaggaggaaacctccggggaaaGGACACAGCAGGtgcttgcgcctcttccaagggtcgcagtagctgctgcgcctcttccccagcctttTTTTCAAGttttccagaatatttccgtgatttgtttccaaatccgtgtcattcctaaactcctccatgtgtttagtataaatatagaccttcggcctccatatttggcacgcgagtgttccgcctcttctttctctctctttgcattctagaccatgctattgcttttgacgcctacgtgcttgatcaatcgaccacgtaagctcagatcattttgagtcacagtcacgttgcatagaccgaccaatttgaccaactccacgtttaatcaacctaattaatcaattttctaaatcctctaacgagggcactttccacgcatattcgagtcgagcaatcactaaaacgataactttagtcaatctcatttcgtcaaacatgtaagtctgagggtgtaaatcccatttatttattgtactttttattttgtattaattaatgtagatttatatcaaaagcacgttcgaaaATCGTTTTAAAATCAATCTcttaaaaccgtttttataaaacagcgga
Protein-coding sequences here:
- the LOC141617551 gene encoding uncharacterized protein LOC141617551, which encodes MKLSHLMFADDLLLFSKGDAASIMVMLRVFATFSQASGLQMNNTKINAYFNGVQGSIKQEIMQVSGFTEGQLPFSYLGVPITAGRLKKKDCQGVLQQVDAICRNYLWDEKVDYIRVPLVGWEKVCAPKNEGGLGIRDSYALNIATIGKLVWWVFSKPDSLWVRWVHHVYMKGAAWSDYTPTSDVSWSWKAIVKVRDKLLGSYSAELWHGESRGYTVRSGYEVMRRKFHRVDWHKQIWNGWCLPKHQFIGWLIAREALQTKDKLYKFGCCSDTLCLLFGNAAESHCHLFQDCEYSLRILAGIARLCNIQLPARNVIAWVYTGQFTKLQKGVIGSAFLAAHYAIWMQRNKVRVDSCDGNLKW